CACTCTTACAAACACCTCCTTTTCCGGAATATACCAGTGGGCATAGCGTGATCTCTGCTGCAGCAGCAACTGTTCTTTCAGCCGTTTTTGGCAATAACACTGCTTTCCGAGATACCACTGAATTACCCTATCTTGGATTGGAAAGAAATTTCACTTCACTAAGTGCTGCTTCTGATGAAGTAAGCATGAGCAGGATGTACGGAGGAATCCACTATCGTTCTGCTGTTATGAATGGACAAAAACAAGGGCAACAAATTGGAGATTATTTTAACCGTACTTTTTACAATAAATAATTACCATTCCACGGAGAACAGTCTCTACTTAATTTTGTTGTAACCTGATCAGTATTTTTATTTAGTAAAAATTGAGCGTTATTATGAAGCGTTTTTTGTACGGAGTTATTGTATTAGTGGTTTTAGTAGTGGGCATTGGCTTTTTCTTACCATCCAATCGATTAAAGAGTTTCACTGGAAATGCTACCATACCTTTTGATGGAATTTCAAGGGTTATTGTAAACAAACAATACTGGGAAAAATGGTGGCCCGGCAACGTTAAAAATGATAGCACTTTGGCATTTGGAGATACAGAACTACATATCGATATGCTATTGCTCAATGGCTTCAAAGCAAGTGTATTGAATGAAAGCATACCAACATCTGTTGAGTTGCAAACCATTGCTACTTACAATGCGGAAACTGCTTTAACATTAAACGTACAGTTTAATTTTTCAACAAATCCATTGACCAAACTATATCAGTACCTATCGTATTCTTCCCAACAAAAACAATACGAAGAACTGTTCAAGAATTTAACCCTTTCTTTTTCGAATGTAAAAAGGGTATATGGGTTTGATATACGAATGGAAAAAGTACCTAATGCTTATTATGTATCAATAAAAAACTATCTAAACCATTATCCTACGATAGAGGAAGTTTATGCGAGTATTGAGGAAGCTAAAAATTTTATCCTATCCCAAAAAAGCAAGGTTGTAAATTATCCGATTTTCAATGTTTTTAAAGAAGGTGAAAATCAATATCTTTTGATGGTAGCTGTAGCATCTGATCGTGAAATTCCTTCTCAGGGAAAGTTTTTACAGAAAAATATGATGCTCGGCAATATTGTAGTTGCTGAAGTACAAGGTGGAAACAGTACGATCGAAAAATGTAAAGAAGCCGTTCAATTTTATGTGAATGACTTCAGAAAAATATCTCCTGCAATCGCTTTTGAAAGATTGATCACTAACAGATTACAGGAAAAGGACAGTTCAAAATGGATCACTACTGTGAATTATCCTGTTTTCCAATAAAGCAATTAGTTTCTACCTAAGACAACTGCTGTTTCATTGTTACGCGCGAGGATGTAAGATTGTTTCCCGCCAATCATGATCGGTCTTACATTTCTTACTTGTCCTTTAACTCGTACGGGTTCAACTTTTGCTACTATCATACCCTTTCCTTTTTGGTATTGAAGTAGGGTACCGAAATCAGCATCTTGTCTTCCGATCTCTATGTTATTACCGTAGAAATTACCTGAGGTCAGCCAAAAAGTTCCTTGTTCAGTTTGTATTTTTTGAATGGATCTGATTTGACTCAGTTGTGTTTCAAATGGCAATGGAGTTGCGGTAAATGTCAGATCACCATTGTTGATGACCATCAAATGATCAAAATTATTGGCCTCGAGTTGAAATGCTTTTTCAAATTTCTGTGGTGCAAATAATTCTTTTAAATCAGCTTTTGCAAAATCTGCAGCATACAAGAATTTTTTTCTGATCGCAGGAATGGATTTCTCCAATTGTAATTTACTTGCCAGTGGTATTTCTTTACCACCTACAAAATAGGTCATAATCTGTTCTACCCTGCCATTATCATCAAAGTCATTGATATACATTTTAACAGGAGCATTCAGAGAGGCTTTAACCCGACTGTTCTGCCCAAAGTTTCCTGCTAGTAGATCTATATCACCATCACCATCTATATCATCGGCATGAACCGTTTGCCACCATCCTTTTTCGGCAATGATATTTTGTCGGACGAACTGTCGATCTTTTTTGATGAACACATCAATACCTCCCCAGTTATATGCCAGTAACAAATCTTTTTGTTGATCCTTATTCATATCTACCCATTGGGCGGATGTGACCATTCCGGGGTTTAAGAGCTCTTTACTATAAGTCACTGTTACATCCTGAAAATTTCCGTAACCATCATTGAGTAAGAGATAAGAACGCGGAGGCATACCATAGGCCCATGTGATGGAACGACCTGCAAAAAACAGATCCACAAATCCATCCCCATTGATATCATTGGCAACAACTTTACTTTGCGTGTTCATACCACTAGGAAAAGCAAAATCTTTCTTACGAAGATTTCCGCGTCCATCATTGAGGTACAAGAGTGGTTGCAGGTGTTCATCTTCTCCATAATATTCATTACCACCGGTTGCGATCACAAGATCGATCGCCTGATCATTATTGACATCAACCCAAATGGCATCCACATTTTCCCATATCGAGTCTTTCGTTAATGCGGGCTGCTCCGACCGCTGAAAACGACCCTGTTTCGTTTGAATGAATAATGCATTCTTATTTCCTTTAGAAGCTCCAATAAACACATCTTCTAATCCATCTTTATTGATATCAGCTACTGCCAATGCAGGCCCTTCCATAGAAAGCATATGCGGGATCAGCGGCTCTCTGTCAAAATCATTGAATACATTTTCCTCATGTTTGAAATCCAGCCCTGTACTGGCAGTAATATCTTGTAAAATGGATGTAGCTGTATGAGGCGACTGTAGTCTTTGTACAAAATCGAACTCAGGTAAGCCCTTCTTATAGGTAAGAGATAATGATCCCTTTTTTGATATTGTAACAGATTGATATGTTCTGTCTGGCCATATCAAGAGGGCAGAATCAGGTTGAATATCCTTTAGTCCGGCATGCAATGGACCCAACATACTGGATTGAAAACCTCGTACAGGATACTGTTCATAACTGTAGCACTGATCCTTTGCATAGATCAAAAGTTTAGCTCCGATCGCTCGTTTGTTGATCGAGTCTCCGGTCAGTTCTAATCGAATATAATTCTGAGATAATGTATCGGTATTGGTTTTATTCTCATAGATCAAAACAGGATCATTGATATTATTGACAACAACATCCAGATCTCCATCATTATCAAGATCAGCATAAACAGACCCATTCGAAAAAGTTGGGAGATTATTTTGTATACTATCGGTGATATTATTAAACTGGAATGCACCGCGATTTCTGAAAAACTGATTCGGTAATTTGATCTCGGGGAATTTACTTATCAGAGCGAGGTCTTTATCCTGAATCGTATTGTTTTTAAGTTTTTCCTGGAGCTCACCGCCGGAGACATAATTGATGTAATCAATATCATTCATTCGCTTGGGAATACCATTGGATACAAACAGATCCTTAAGTCCGTCATTATCAAAATCCATCCATAAAGATGCCCAACTCCAGTCAGTTGCATGTACACCTGAGTACTGTCCTACTTCACTAAAGTTTCCATTTTTCCGATTGTATTGAAGGTTATTCCTTGCATACTGATGTGTATATCCGTACTGAAGTTTTTGCTGAAATATATTGTAATCATCTTCAGCCATGGATCTTTTCAGCATATACTGATCATAAGGTAGCATATCCATGGAGATGATTTCCGGATAAGCGTCGTTATTGATATCAGCCACATCAACACCCATACTGAATTGACTTGTATGCATTAACTGACTTGCCCCTTGTTCTGAAAAAGTTCCATTTGTTTGATTGATGTAGAGATAATCATTCTCATGAAAATCATTCCCCACATAGATGTCTGGCCAACCATCCAGATTAATATCTGCTACTACTACTCCCAATCCATATCCGATCTTCGTTCCATTGATACCGGCTTCTTTGGTGACATTCGTGAATTGTGGTATGTGATTCCCTTTTTCATCTTTACGCTGGTCATTACGGTAGAGTCTCTGTCCTGCAAGTGAATCATACGTATTTAAAAAGTTAGCCCGTGGTGCATAATTACCATCATGATTCACTGAGTGATTGAGTAAGAACATATCCAAATCACCATCACCATCATAATCCAAAAAAGCAGATTGGGTACTAAAACCTGAAAAATCGAGTCCATACATGGTTGCCTGATCTTCGTATACAGGTATTCCATCTTTACCAATTGCGGTACATACCAGCAGTTGATTCTTTCCCTTCAGTGTTTTGTAATTACCTACTCTACAAACATAAATATCCAGCAGTCCGTCATTATTAATATCTACAACAGATACACCTGTGCTCCATGCTCCATCCACAGGTATACGCGCTTCTTTGGTAACATCTTTGAACTGAAGATTTCCGGTATTGAGATATAACCTGTTGTTTTCTTGATTGGCTGCAAAAAATAAATCGATCAATCCATCATTATTAAAATCACCTGCTCCAACTCCTGCTCCATTATAATAGTACATGTAAGAAAACAGGTTAAACGAGGTAGACGGATGCAAGGTATTACTGAAATGAATACCTGTGCGTTCATGATCAGCTATTTCAAACAAGGGTGCATCCTTTTTTCCTTTACAGCCAATACCTACAATAATCAGCAGGAAAATACCTGTATATATAGATCTCATATTCATTCCTTTCATTTTACCTGTGGTACTTGTTTTTTATCCGACTGATGATTGATATAATAACACACAGGTGTATCATTATTACGTGCGAACAAAATGATGTTTCTATTTTTTTGTTGAATCATTGAGATGTCTCTCACCTGTCCCTTTACTGATAAACCAGATACTGATGCTGTCTGAGGTTCGAAAACATTATTTCCTTTATTGATCAAAACATGCCCATAAGAAGCATCAACACTACAAAACTGAGGCAACAGATCAAAGAAATTACCTGCTAATACAATATCATTTTTACCATCTTGGTTAAGGTCTGTGATCACAGATGCATGAACAGAAGATAATTGTACCATATAGGGTAAGGTCATCAGTTTAAATTGTCCCTTACCGTTATTGATCGCAATTGAATTAGCTGCATTGTTTACTGTTAAGCGTTTAACATCTTTCAACCCATCTTTGAAGATCTGTTCAATGGTTTTATCCGCAAAATCAGAGTGCTTGAGATTTGATTTTTTCAGTGATGGGATCTGATCTGTAATATCTTTTTTCAGAAATACAGGAACATCTTTTTTCTGAATACTATGACTGAAAATTTTATCAATAGTCGCATTTTGGTCAAAATCTTTGATCCAAAGAGAAACAGGTTCTTCAGAAGTTGGTCTCATGTAAAAATTCTGCCCAATATTTCCCAATACCAGATCAAGATGTCCATCTCCATTTAAATCGCCAACGGATAAAGACTGCCACCATCCCAATTCCTTTTCCAGTCCGGTAGATCGCTCTTGAAATGTACCATTTGAGAAAGTAAAGATTTTAGGAGACATCCATTCTCCTGTAATGATCAATTCATTTTTATTATCGCTATCTATATCCACCCATGCAGCATCTGTTACCATACCTAACTGATCCATAAAAGGAGCGGCCTTTCCTGTAACATCAGTGAATTTACCTCCTCCATCATTATGGTATAGATAGCTTTTGGGGGAGATGCCATAATTCTGTGGTTCACTTCTGCTACCGATAAAAAGATCGGTTTTACCATCCGAATCATAATCCAATGCTACTGCAATACCCGCATTCGTATGGCTTAGCGGAAAAGTACCGGACTGCAATACGAAATTGCCGGCTCCATCATTCATGTAAAGCTGGTGTTGGTATTTTTCAGAAGAAGCAGGTACAAAGTTGCCGCCACCACCAGTAAACAGATCCATATCTCCATCTTGATCCGCATCAAAGAAAAGTGCAGCAGTTACATCATTGAAAGTAAATTTCTCAAAATCAGGTATTTTCTTTTTTAAAAAACCTTGCGATGTCTGTAGATACAATTGCGATGGTTGACCAACAGCTCCTCCAATAAATAGGTCTTCCAGTCCGTCTTTGTTCACATCAGCCACTGCTGTTTTTGGGCCTTGTTTCGAGAGCATGAACGGAATATTTCTTTCTTGATAGAAATCAATATGTTCATCTTCCTTATGCGCATCGAATGAGAGAGCAGACAGAGAAAGCAGTGTCTCGTTTACAACAGCCTGTTGT
Above is a genomic segment from Sediminibacterium sp. KACHI17 containing:
- a CDS encoding VCBS repeat-containing protein, producing MRSIYTGIFLLIIVGIGCKGKKDAPLFEIADHERTGIHFSNTLHPSTSFNLFSYMYYYNGAGVGAGDFNNDGLIDLFFAANQENNRLYLNTGNLQFKDVTKEARIPVDGAWSTGVSVVDINNDGLLDIYVCRVGNYKTLKGKNQLLVCTAIGKDGIPVYEDQATMYGLDFSGFSTQSAFLDYDGDGDLDMFLLNHSVNHDGNYAPRANFLNTYDSLAGQRLYRNDQRKDEKGNHIPQFTNVTKEAGINGTKIGYGLGVVVADINLDGWPDIYVGNDFHENDYLYINQTNGTFSEQGASQLMHTSQFSMGVDVADINNDAYPEIISMDMLPYDQYMLKRSMAEDDYNIFQQKLQYGYTHQYARNNLQYNRKNGNFSEVGQYSGVHATDWSWASLWMDFDNDGLKDLFVSNGIPKRMNDIDYINYVSGGELQEKLKNNTIQDKDLALISKFPEIKLPNQFFRNRGAFQFNNITDSIQNNLPTFSNGSVYADLDNDGDLDVVVNNINDPVLIYENKTNTDTLSQNYIRLELTGDSINKRAIGAKLLIYAKDQCYSYEQYPVRGFQSSMLGPLHAGLKDIQPDSALLIWPDRTYQSVTISKKGSLSLTYKKGLPEFDFVQRLQSPHTATSILQDITASTGLDFKHEENVFNDFDREPLIPHMLSMEGPALAVADINKDGLEDVFIGASKGNKNALFIQTKQGRFQRSEQPALTKDSIWENVDAIWVDVNNDQAIDLVIATGGNEYYGEDEHLQPLLYLNDGRGNLRKKDFAFPSGMNTQSKVVANDINGDGFVDLFFAGRSITWAYGMPPRSYLLLNDGYGNFQDVTVTYSKELLNPGMVTSAQWVDMNKDQQKDLLLAYNWGGIDVFIKKDRQFVRQNIIAEKGWWQTVHADDIDGDGDIDLLAGNFGQNSRVKASLNAPVKMYINDFDDNGRVEQIMTYFVGGKEIPLASKLQLEKSIPAIRKKFLYAADFAKADLKELFAPQKFEKAFQLEANNFDHLMVINNGDLTFTATPLPFETQLSQIRSIQKIQTEQGTFWLTSGNFYGNNIEIGRQDADFGTLLQYQKGKGMIVAKVEPVRVKGQVRNVRPIMIGGKQSYILARNNETAVVLGRN